CGGTTCCCGGCGCCGGTGAAGTGCGGCTCCCGCATCCGGGCCCGAACCAGGCTCACGGGCCTGGAGCCCCTGGGGGATGCGGTGCAGATCACTTACGAGATCACCGTGGAGATCGACGGGGAGCCGAAGCCCGCCTGCGTGGTGGAGCAGCTCTTCCGACTCTATCCCTGAGGAGGACTCCGATGCCGACACCTCCCGCATTTCCCTTGACGGTCTTCTACGACGGCGCCTGCTCCGTCTGCGCGGCGGAGATGTCCCACTACCGGAGCAAGAACCACGGGGGGCGCCTTATCTTTGTCGACATCAGTGACCATTCCTTCGACCCGTCTCCCTACGGCATCACCCTCGACGAGTTCATGGCCCGGATGCACGCCATCGACCGGTCCGGCCGGGTCTATCGCGCCGTGGAGGCCTTCTGGGCCATATGGCAGGCTTTCCCGGCCTCGACCCTCTACGGGTTCCTCGGGGCACTCGTCATGGCCCCCGGCGTGAACCTTCTGGCCCGGCTCGGCTACCGGGGCTTCGCCCGCATCCGGAAATATTTCCCCCGCCGAACGCCCCCCTGCGACGGCGGTTCCTGCCGCATCGACCACCGCTGAGCGCGCCGTCGTTCCCTCCCTTTTCAACCGAACTCCCCTGTGGTAGTATCCATCCCCTTTTCATCCCGCCGTACAAAGGACCAACCATGAGCCAGAGCAGCGACATTCTCACGAAAATCATTGCGTTCATCATCGAAGAGACCGGCCTGAAGCCGTTCCAGGTGGAAAACACCGTGGAGCTCCTGAAGGAGGGGGCCACGGTGCCGTTCATCGCCCGCTACCGGAAGGAGCGGACCGGGGAGCTGGACGAGGTGCAGATCCGCACCGTGGAGGAGCGCCTTGCCTACTTCTCCGAGCTGGAGGAGCGGAAGGTTACGGTGCTGAAATCCATCGAGGAGCAGGGGAAGCTGACCCCTGAGCTGAAGCTCCGCATCGAGGGCTCCCGGCAGAAGACGGAAGTGGAGGATCTCTACCTCCCCTACAAGCCCAAGCGCCGCACCAAGGCCACCATCGCCAAGGAGCGGGGGCTGGAGCCCCTGGCGGATATCATGGCGGCCCAGGAGCTTACGGCCGGCACGCCGGAGGAGGCGGCGCTCCCCTTCGTGGACCCGGAAAAAGAAGTCCCCGATGCGGCGGCGGCCCTGGATGGGGCGGGGCATATTCTGGCGGAGCGGCTGGCCGACGATGCCGACGCCCGGGCCTTTGTGCGGCGCCTCACCTGGGACGACGGCATCTTCGCCTCCCGCGTGGCCGGCGACAAGAAGGAGGCGGTCACCAAGTTCGAGATGTACTACGACCACCGGGAGCCCCTGAAGATCGTCCCCTCCCACCGGATGCTCGCTATGCGCCGGGGGGAGAAGGAGGAGGTGCTGCTCCTGGCAGTCGAGGCGCCGGTGCCGGAGATCCACGCCGGCCTCAAGGCCCGGCTCGCGAGCCGGGAGAGCATCTTCCGGCCGCTCCTGGAACGGGTGGCCGAGGATGCCTACAAGCGGCTCCTGGCCCCCTCCATCGAGGTGGAGCTGCGGCTGGAGGCGAAGAAGCTGGCCGACGAGGCGGCCATCCGGGTCTTTGCCCAGAACCTGCGGAACCTGCTCCTGGCCCCGCCGGCCGGGGGGAAGCGGGTTCTCGGCATCGACCCGGGGCTTCGGACCGGCTCGAAACTGGCGGCGATGGACGGCACCGGCCGCTTCCTGGAGCATGTGACCATTTACCCCCACACCGGCGAGGGTCGCGTCGCCGGGGCAAAAAAAGATTTGCTGCGGCTCGTGGAGGCCCACGGTGCCGAGATGATCGCCGTGGGGAACGGCACCGCCGGGCGGGAGATCGAGCAGTTTGCCAAGGAGACCCTGGCCGAGGCTGGGAAGCGGTTGCCGGTGGTCATGGTTAGCGAGGCCGGGGCCAGCGTCTACTCGGCGTCGGAGATCGCCCGGGAGGAGTTCCCGGAGCTGGACCTCACGGTGCGGGGGGCCATCTCCATCGCCCGCCGCCTCCAGGACCCCCTGGCGGAGCTGGTGAAGATCGACCCCAAGAGCATCGGCGTGGGGCAGTACCAGCACGACGTGGACCAGAAGGCCCTGAAAAAGGCCCTGGATGATGTGGTGGAATCGTGCGTCAACTTTGTCGGCGTCGATCTCAACACCGCCTCCTGGGCGCTCCTATCCTATGTTTCCGGCGTGGGGCAGTCCCTGGCCAAGGCCATCGTGGCCCGGCGTGACGCCGAGGGCCCCTTCGCCTCCCGGCGGGGGCTCCTGAAGGTCCCCCGCTTTGGCGAGAAGGCTTTCGAGCAGGCGGCGGGCTTCCTTCGCATCCGGGGTGGCGAGCATCCCCTGGACAACACCGCCGTCCACCCGGAGCGCTACCCGGTGGTGGAGGCCATGGCCGCGGACCTGGGGGTCTCCCTGGCACAGCTTGCCGCCGACCCGGCCCTGGCGGCGCGGATCGACCTCAAGCGGTATGTTACCGAGGCCGTGGGGCTTCCGACCCTGCGGGACATTGCGGCGGAACTGAAAAAACCGGGGCGGGACCCCCGGGAGGAGTTCAAGACCGCCGCCTTTCGGGACGACATCCGGGAGATCGCGGACCTCAAGGAGGGGATGATCCTCCAGGGGGTGGTGACCAACGTCACCGCCTTCGGCGCCTTCGTGGACATCGGCGTCCACCAGGACGGCCTCGTCCACGTGAGCCATCTGGCGTCCCGGTTCGTGAAGGACCCCAACGAGGCGGTCCGGGTGGGGGAGGTGGTGAAGGTGAAGGTCCTGGCCGTGGACGGGGCCCGCAAGCGGATTTCCCTTTCCATCCGCGAGGCGGCGGAAGGGGGAGCGCCGCGGCCCAAGGGAGAACGGCCCCCTCGGGAGGAGAGAGGGAACGGAGGACTCGACCTGGCAAAGCTGGAAAAGGCGGGGTTTCGGGTGAAGAAGCGGTGAGCGGACCTGGTTTCCGGTATTGACTTTTTCGCACAGGAGCGTATTTATTGACTGTTGCTAACCGTCAATGCACGACGAAAATACTGAATAGGGAAGGAGAAACAGCAATGGCGCAAATGGTGATTATGGCTTGGAAGGGAATTATCTGGCTTTTTTCGGCGGTTTTGTTCGGTATCCCCCTCGTTTTTTTCAGTGTGGTTGACTGGGTTCTTGACCAGATTTCCGGGGAAAGCCGCAACATCGACACGCGGCTTGGTTACTGGAAACCTTACGAGCAGTAGCACGGACAGCGTTTCCCCGAAACATGAAAGGCCCGCATTGAGCGGGCCTTTCGCATTTCAGCAGAGCGGCTGATCCTAAAGCAGAGTTTTGGCCGCAGCCAGTACCGCGGCGTAGTCGGGCTCGCTGGTCACTTCCGGAACAATCTGGATGTACCGGATGGTGTCTGTCGAATCGATTACGAAGATTACACGGGAAAGAAGCATCAGTTCCTTGATGAGGACTCCGTAGGCGAGGCCGAAGGCGCGGTCCCGGTAATCGGAAAGGGTTTTCACCCGCTCGATGCCGGCGGCGCCGCACCAGCGCTTCTGGGCGAAGGGGAGGTCCATGCTCACGGTGAGGAGGACGGTGTTGTCGGGGAGCGCGGCCGCCTCCTGGTTGAAGCGGCGTGTTTCGGTGTCGCAGACCGGGGTGTCGAGGGAAGGAACGGCGCTGATAATCTTGATTTTTCCGGAAAAATCGGCCAGGGACACCGGTGCAAGGCCGGTGTCGACGGCAGTGAAGGCGGGGGCCTTGTCCCCGACATTGAGAGCCGGGCCCACAAGGGTCATGGGATTTCCCTTAAAGGTGATGATTCCTGAGCGTTCCTGCATTTAAAATGTCCTCCTTTTCGGATTGATTGCCCACCAAGTTTACCGCAAGGGGGCGAAAAGAAAAGGAGGAAGCCCGGACAGTTTTCAGCATCCCTCCAGTTGCAGCGTCGTCAGGAACCGCTGCTCTCCCCGCTCGAAGGGGACAACAACCGCCGCGCCGCTGGAAACTACTTCCACCGAGTATTCCTTGCCGGCGATGACCGATGGCGTCGAGAGGCAGACGTTCATTCCCCTTCCCGAGAAAATCATCTTTATCTCGCCGGCCAGCATGTTGGTTATCTCGCCGATGGCGTCGTTCACGTCCCCTTCATCTTCGAGTTCGTCCAGACCCATGCCGAGCATGGATGCCGTGACCTCCCGGGCCAGTTCTTCGGGTATGTGGAGCCCAACCATTCCCGAGCAGTCTCCGCCGAGCCCCACCATCCCCGAAATGCTGCAGGTGAAATGGGAGACCGGCTTATCCAGAGGGTAGCTGTCGGCAAGATCGTCGATAAAGACCATCGTGGAGAAGATATTTTTCACTGCCCCGACCATGTGGGCGACCAGGTCCGCCTCGTTCAGTGTTGCGCCTCCGACGGTAAAGCTAAGTGGCATTGCAGGCTCCTCTTTCAGACGAAATGGTGCGCTTTATGGAAAGTGCGCCCCCATGGAAACGTATCGACCCCAGCGACGAAAACTATAATATTTTTTTCATCAGGGCCATCTGTCGTGTCGGCTCCTACAAAAGTGCTTGCCCTCGGAGCCCCAATGGGTGTATCACTTCACCCCTTCAATTTCGTGAGCAAGGAGTGAAACTATGGGCATTCTTTCCGGCACCGTCGCCGTTTGTCAGTTCAAGGTTACCGGGGACCTCCCCTCCGGCGATCTCTATTCCTATGTCGCCGAAAATCTCGTCAAGCAGGCCTTTCAGCCCATCGACCAGGGGGCGGCCGAGCAGTCCGTGGGGTGGGTCCACCTGGACGACCACCGGCAGATGAGCTTCGACACTCCCTCGGCCTTCTGGCGCGACCATTACGTGGTCTTCACCCTCCGCCGCGACCAGCGCAAGCTTCCCGCCGCCCTGGTGAAAGCCTACCTCCAGGTGGCCGAGCACGAGTATCTTGCTGCCAACCCCGGTTTCAACCGGGTGCCGAAACAGAAGCGGGAAGAGCTTAAGGAGTCGGTGCGCCTGAACCTCCTGACCAAGACCCTGCCGGTCCCCTCAACGTGGGATGCGGTCTGGGATACCCGCACCGGCATCGTCACCTTTACCTCTCTCTCGGCCCCCATCATCGAGCTCTTCGAGGCCCAGTTCAAGAAGACCTTCGAGGGGGCGCGCCTGGTGGCGATTCATCCCTATGCCAGGGCCGAGGCCGTCGTGGGCGAGGAGTTGATGCCTGCCCTGGAGAAAGCGAACCTCGCCACCAGCGACGCAGCCATCGATCTGATCCGGAGCAACCAGTGGCTCGGATGGGACTTCCTCCTCTGGCTCCTCCACCGGACCATGACCGAGGCGTCCGAGTACCGGGTGAACCGGCCCGGCCCGGCCCTGGCCGACGACCCCTTCGTGGCCTATCTCAACGACCGCCTCGTGCTCATGAGCGTCGGCGAGGCCGGCACCCAGAAAATCACCGTGGCCGGCCCCCAGGACCACTTCCGGGAGGCAGTGACCGCCCTCGCCCACGGCAAGCGGATCACCGAGTCCACCATCTACCTGGAGCAGGATGAGAACATCTGGAAGCTGACCCTCAAGGGGGAGCTCTTCCACTTCGCCTCCTTCAAATCCCCCAAGGTGGCCATTGAGAAGGGGGACCACGTGGACGAGGGGAGCGAGCGGGAGGCCGCCTTCTACGAGCGGATGTACGTCGTCGAGCAGGGGCTTCAGTTTTTCGACAGCCTCTACGCGGAATTCCTGAAGGTCCGCCTTGGGGCGGGTTGGGGAGATGAGCTGGCCCGGATCGAGGGGTGGCTGGCGGGGGAGTGAGGCGAGGAGGGTGAGGAAACGTCGTGGGCGGTGGGCGGGATTCACCGCTCCACCGACCTGGTTTATGAGTTTGCCTATAGCGAGTTTATGTCGAACCCATAAACAGCTGGAATTTTTTCAAAGCCAGCAGCTATGGAGCAATGGAATCTGTGACAGCCTGCAATTAGCTTAAACTTGTATTTTTTATCGCCATTCAAATTCACAACCTCCACCGGTGGAAGTGGAACTCCAAGTTCAATAGCTTTTAGAATTGAGACTGTCCTCTCTCTTGCTGTTTTAAACACCCCGTCGGATTCACCGCCTTTGAAAATTGGGACGTTTTCTCCTCTTATTTTCGGGAAAACCTCAGCGACACTCACTAGGAAAATATTTTCGCTATTTTCGTATTCATAATGAGATTTTCCGTTCGGCTCTGACGAGAAACCAGCTTCATTCACCCAGTCCTCGGGAATTACGAATGATATCTCGTTGGTATTGACTCTCATACTTCCTCATAACGGGCCGGAAGTTGACCGGCTGCGACCGGTCCAACTTCCTGGTTGGAATCCTTCTTTTCGAGTTATCAATTTATCAATACCCCGTCTAACAGCCTTCCCCTAGCCCGTTCAAGTAGGGGACGTTTTCGCTATTGACTCGGTGAATAAATATTCAAATTTACTATAATTTGTGATATACTTCGGGCATGAAAACTACAGATGCCCGCAAGCTAAATCAAGAAACACAGTATGAACTTCGCAAGCAAGTCGTTCGTCTCAAAGAAAAAGGCGAACTGGACAATCAAGCCATTTCAGAAATCGTCGGTTTGTGTCAACGGCAATCGAAAATTGACCCACCTTACCGGTTGATCGGAAATTGAAAAATGACCCACCTTCCTGGGTTAATCATCAATCTGAGGTGTCGGTAGTTGCTGTCCGAGAATGCCAGCGCGTCGCTTCTCTTTCAGTCGATAGCTGTCGCCCCTGATCTGGATAACGTGGGAGTGGTGCAGCAGCCGGTCGAGCATGGCTGATGTCAGTGCCGTATTGCCGCCGAAAGCCTGTTCCCATTCTCCGAAACTCAGGTTCGAGGTGAGAATGACGGACCCGGTCTCGTACCTTTTGGCGATTACCTGGAAGAACAGGTTCGCCTGCGTTTCGCTGAACGGGAGGTACCCAATCTCATCAATGATGAGCAGTCTCGGCCCCAGGACACTGCGCCGCATTACTTCCTTGTACCGCCCCTGCCGCTGGGCGCTTTCGAGTTGCAGCATCAGATCGGCGGCGGAGATGAAGCGCACCTTCACGCCGCACTGGGTTGCCCGATAGCCGAGCGCGATGGCGAGATGAGTCTTGCCGGTGCCGCTGGGCCCGAGCAGGATTACATTCTCCCGGCGCTCTAAAAACGCCATCGCCGACAGGTCCAGGATTCGCTGCTTCGGGGCTCCGGTGGCGAACTCAAAGTCATAATCCTCGAGGGTCTTGATCGCGGGAAAGCCGGCGAGCTTTGCCATTGTGTGGCGTGAGCGGCCTTGCCGGACCTCGTTCTCGGCCTTGAGGACCTGTTCGAGGTAGTCGATGTAGGAGGACTCCTGCTTTGCCGCGGCATCGGCAAGGTCGGCGTACACATCGGTCACCGCCAGAAACTTCAAGTCGTCGCAGAGAGTAACCATGCGCTGGTGCTGGATGTCGCTCATAGCCGCCCCTCCTGAAGGATCTGCTCATAAAAGGAGGCTGGGCGCTGAAGCGGGATCACCGGCCACGGCATTGGAGTGATGATTTCCGGCTTGCCCGGCTCGACCGCAACCCTTGGCGGCAACGACAGCATCGCCGGTCGCTCTATTTCGAGCCGATCGCAGGG
The nucleotide sequence above comes from Geobacter benzoatilyticus. Encoded proteins:
- a CDS encoding Tex family protein is translated as MSQSSDILTKIIAFIIEETGLKPFQVENTVELLKEGATVPFIARYRKERTGELDEVQIRTVEERLAYFSELEERKVTVLKSIEEQGKLTPELKLRIEGSRQKTEVEDLYLPYKPKRRTKATIAKERGLEPLADIMAAQELTAGTPEEAALPFVDPEKEVPDAAAALDGAGHILAERLADDADARAFVRRLTWDDGIFASRVAGDKKEAVTKFEMYYDHREPLKIVPSHRMLAMRRGEKEEVLLLAVEAPVPEIHAGLKARLASRESIFRPLLERVAEDAYKRLLAPSIEVELRLEAKKLADEAAIRVFAQNLRNLLLAPPAGGKRVLGIDPGLRTGSKLAAMDGTGRFLEHVTIYPHTGEGRVAGAKKDLLRLVEAHGAEMIAVGNGTAGREIEQFAKETLAEAGKRLPVVMVSEAGASVYSASEIAREEFPELDLTVRGAISIARRLQDPLAELVKIDPKSIGVGQYQHDVDQKALKKALDDVVESCVNFVGVDLNTASWALLSYVSGVGQSLAKAIVARRDAEGPFASRRGLLKVPRFGEKAFEQAAGFLRIRGGEHPLDNTAVHPERYPVVEAMAADLGVSLAQLAADPALAARIDLKRYVTEAVGLPTLRDIAAELKKPGRDPREEFKTAAFRDDIREIADLKEGMILQGVVTNVTAFGAFVDIGVHQDGLVHVSHLASRFVKDPNEAVRVGEVVKVKVLAVDGARKRISLSIREAAEGGAPRPKGERPPREERGNGGLDLAKLEKAGFRVKKR
- a CDS encoding chemotaxis protein CheX produces the protein MPLSFTVGGATLNEADLVAHMVGAVKNIFSTMVFIDDLADSYPLDKPVSHFTCSISGMVGLGGDCSGMVGLHIPEELAREVTASMLGMGLDELEDEGDVNDAIGEITNMLAGEIKMIFSGRGMNVCLSTPSVIAGKEYSVEVVSSGAAVVVPFERGEQRFLTTLQLEGC
- the rdgC gene encoding recombination-associated protein RdgC — translated: MGILSGTVAVCQFKVTGDLPSGDLYSYVAENLVKQAFQPIDQGAAEQSVGWVHLDDHRQMSFDTPSAFWRDHYVVFTLRRDQRKLPAALVKAYLQVAEHEYLAANPGFNRVPKQKREELKESVRLNLLTKTLPVPSTWDAVWDTRTGIVTFTSLSAPIIELFEAQFKKTFEGARLVAIHPYARAEAVVGEELMPALEKANLATSDAAIDLIRSNQWLGWDFLLWLLHRTMTEASEYRVNRPGPALADDPFVAYLNDRLVLMSVGEAGTQKITVAGPQDHFREAVTALAHGKRITESTIYLEQDENIWKLTLKGELFHFASFKSPKVAIEKGDHVDEGSEREAAFYERMYVVEQGLQFFDSLYAEFLKVRLGAGWGDELARIEGWLAGE
- the istB gene encoding IS21-like element ISGme4 family helper ATPase IstB, with amino-acid sequence MSDIQHQRMVTLCDDLKFLAVTDVYADLADAAAKQESSYIDYLEQVLKAENEVRQGRSRHTMAKLAGFPAIKTLEDYDFEFATGAPKQRILDLSAMAFLERRENVILLGPSGTGKTHLAIALGYRATQCGVKVRFISAADLMLQLESAQRQGRYKEVMRRSVLGPRLLIIDEIGYLPFSETQANLFFQVIAKRYETGSVILTSNLSFGEWEQAFGGNTALTSAMLDRLLHHSHVIQIRGDSYRLKEKRRAGILGQQLPTPQIDD
- a CDS encoding thiol-disulfide oxidoreductase DCC family protein translates to MPTPPAFPLTVFYDGACSVCAAEMSHYRSKNHGGRLIFVDISDHSFDPSPYGITLDEFMARMHAIDRSGRVYRAVEAFWAIWQAFPASTLYGFLGALVMAPGVNLLARLGYRGFARIRKYFPRRTPPCDGGSCRIDHR
- the tpx gene encoding thiol peroxidase, translated to MQERSGIITFKGNPMTLVGPALNVGDKAPAFTAVDTGLAPVSLADFSGKIKIISAVPSLDTPVCDTETRRFNQEAAALPDNTVLLTVSMDLPFAQKRWCGAAGIERVKTLSDYRDRAFGLAYGVLIKELMLLSRVIFVIDSTDTIRYIQIVPEVTSEPDYAAVLAAAKTLL